The window GCAAGATCACTTAATTTCTCTGTTTGAAGGGCAAATCTTGACATTTCAGTCCCAgcactttctttttctagtaTGTTTCCACATCCCAAGTTGAAGCGCCAGAAAGACACAGCCACTTCTTGGGCCATTTATCAATCTCTTTTCCCATCACTACTAAATAGCTGTGGCACAAAACCCATGGAAGCCAGGACAGCTGTCCACCTAATTTACCAGAAATTGCACTGTTTTATGTGCAAGTTGACTTCATGCTGGCAGATCACGCTGTAATTTCACAAAATGAAGCCTAAAATATGTTCACCTGTAACTGTCATTCAAATGTGACTATTCCTACTAACCACACAGAGTAAATTGGAATGCAGCTCTTTAAcaccagaaaaacattttgtgttCTGGTGTCAAAAGGCAGATCTAAAGAACACCATCTCAActgcaaaatataaaaagaacagCCTGGCATCTTGCACAAATGAATACCTACCCTGCAGTAAGaactttattattattcaaCCTAAAAGACTGTACAGTTTTTTGTGAAGTGTCTGTATTTAAGATAACATATGCTTTAATGAACTTGGCAAGCCTTACCTTTCTATTCTGTGCTTAGTTGATTTGGCCAATGTTTGTGGGTAACACAGGCTAGGTTCAAGACCCGATTTCACACTTAAGAGATACAAAAacaacttgaaaaataaaattgccatTAGCATTTAATCACCTGTAAAAAATAAGCTAGAACTTTCAGTTTACATCTTATTGTACAAGATCGAAGCTGGCCTTCAGTCTAAGCACAGAACACAGACACCATGACCTACAGACAGCAAAGATGTATACTCAGACCAACATAAAGAACACGGAATAGCCTGACGGCTTTCAATTCACACTTGTCTTCTGTCTTGATCAAAAGTGAAACCCATCACAGAACTCTTACACTTGAGGCTATAAGGTTTACAAACATCAGATTACATTACAAAAAGCCTTCCAAAACTATGGCAATGACTTAACTCCTGGAGAATTCTACGTTTCTCCACATAAaccaagaagcagcagaagcactTGTTAAACTCAACAACCCTCATGAGCTTTATTAGATCGTTACAAGGACAGGAATTAACGGTAACGGTGCAGCTGCAGGGTATTGCGTCTCCTCCAGGCAGCACGGCGCGAGCCACCGATGGTGTGGTGGAACTTGTGGCCCTTGCCAAGGCCACGACTCTTCCGCCCGGCTGATGTCAGCCCACGCATCTCCCTGTGCTTGTGGACAGGCTTGGTGATCCATTGGGTGTCAGGGTTGCGCCTGATGGTCTTGTGGAAGGGATCAATCAGGATCACTTCAAAAAACTTGTATGTGGAATCTTCACCGACCCAATAGGAATTCAAGACTCTGAGAGCCCCACAGTGACGGCCAGCACGTTCCTACAGGGAAAAATGAACGCAGAAGGATACAAAATCATGGATGCAGGGCACTCTTGATGCAGAAAGATGAAACTCAAACCTAAAGTTTTGTAGGTGCTAGAAATTTCAATTTGCCCCAAGCAACCCTGTCTTCCTCAAAGAACTGTTCCCCTTCCAGATGCAAAGATGCAAGAAAAAGTAATAGCTGAAAGGAATGTTGTATTAAAAAAAGGCTGCCTGGATTCCTACTTAAATGGGTGTGAAATGGGTTTTAAAGTACGTAatgagaaaggtgcttggtggaTAAAAGAAAGAGCTACTTTGTACACAGAAGTACACAATCAGTAAATATCCAGCATTAAAAACAACTTTCATATGTAGATGGAGAACACAAGTTGCACTTGGGGCTGCAGTCATGAAAGACTGATTAGTTTGCACATCCAAAGCTAAAGGTGGTTCTGCAGAGAATAAGCCTGCACTGATAGGAGAAAAGAGCTGATGTAACAAGTCTTTGTTCCACTTCTGGCATGTTAGTGCTTGCTATTCCCATCCTCACTTGTGGTTGGAAAAAAGGAGTCTTAAGtttagaaaacaagaagaaaataacaaatatgcAACCCCATCTGCCTCCCCATCAAGGATACTCCTTATTTAAACG of the Melopsittacus undulatus isolate bMelUnd1 chromosome 1, bMelUnd1.mat.Z, whole genome shotgun sequence genome contains:
- the RPL15 gene encoding large ribosomal subunit protein eL15 produces the protein MGAYKYIQELWRKKQSDVMRFLLRVRCWQYRQLSALHRAPRPTRPDKARRLGYKAKQGYVIYRVRVRRGGRKRPVPKGATYGKPVHHGVNQLKFARSLQSVAEERAGRHCGALRVLNSYWVGEDSTYKFFEVILIDPFHKTIRRNPDTQWITKPVHKHREMRGLTSAGRKSRGLGKGHKFHHTIGGSRRAAWRRRNTLQLHRYR